A stretch of the Candidatus Schekmanbacteria bacterium genome encodes the following:
- a CDS encoding AAA family ATPase, with translation MYKDYYELNAFPFDNVPDPFFYFPSSSHETTLRRSLFAIQNRKGAVMICGEPGCGKTLLIRTLIHSLDSEKYEIGLIGNPSLDTIDLQKEILYQIGVEDIPEDKLDIIHSLNENLLNNFKRGKDTVIFIDEAHIIKNNEIFDEIRLLLNFQLDDRYLLTILLAGQPELRTKISRIPQLEQRISVKCELKPLTYEETVGYITLRLKKSGAKRGIFTKESLDLIYELSGGIPRLINNICDLALLAGYEKGCEQIDTVLVNEVAQI, from the coding sequence TTCCTTCGTCTTCCCACGAAACCACTTTGAGAAGATCTCTTTTTGCAATTCAAAATCGAAAAGGTGCAGTAATGATTTGCGGTGAGCCGGGATGTGGAAAGACTCTGTTGATTAGAACACTTATTCATTCTCTTGATAGTGAAAAATATGAAATTGGACTTATTGGCAATCCCTCTCTCGATACAATTGACCTTCAAAAGGAAATTCTATACCAAATAGGTGTTGAAGATATCCCTGAAGATAAACTTGATATTATCCATTCGCTAAATGAAAATTTATTGAACAATTTCAAGAGAGGCAAGGATACTGTAATATTTATTGATGAAGCGCATATAATCAAAAATAATGAAATTTTTGACGAGATTCGTTTACTTTTGAATTTTCAACTTGACGATAGATATTTGCTGACGATTTTGCTTGCAGGACAACCTGAATTGAGGACTAAGATAAGCAGGATTCCTCAGCTTGAACAAAGAATTTCTGTAAAATGTGAATTGAAGCCGTTAACATATGAAGAAACAGTAGGGTATATTACACTACGGCTGAAGAAGAGCGGAGCAAAGAGAGGAATTTTTACAAAGGAGTCCCTTGATTTGATTTATGAATTGAGCGGTGGGATACCTCGTTTGATAAATAATATCTGTGATTTAGCTCTATTGGCAGGCTATGAAAAAGGATGCGAACAAATAGATACTGTATTGGTCAATGAAGTAGCGCAAATTTAA
- a CDS encoding HD domain-containing protein gives MVRASELVNKGKNLKDKGSGKEEKRETEISLDGVNNEFPTFEDKKIEKNKKELRKPKSLNIDKNFFGKESAGADTFDDIEFKRHKVSYDEEKSLVETNENDKSAEIYRNALDVLKGSLNLFLEKNKIDIDGIKDVAEKFIRDIQDPNSSLIAKALFYQSASFNLIQHQVDVAILSLKVAMALGITGERLRQLLIGAMIHDIGFAKIPSEIIDKREELTENEREEIRKHPIYSRQFVLDALGSEYEWLATIVNREHERLDGSGYPKGLSGESIGLLPEIVGITDIYEALTHTRPQRGRMTPFDAVKMIINSYKKSFSKDVIKALVSEWSAFPVGSYVLLSSNKVGRVIEVNPLSPLKPKVEILYDAQGNKLEETEIVDLNKDTLVYIVAPVFYEDLIS, from the coding sequence ATGGTTAGGGCAAGCGAATTAGTAAATAAAGGGAAAAATTTAAAAGATAAGGGCAGTGGTAAAGAGGAAAAAAGGGAAACTGAGATTTCTCTTGATGGAGTAAATAACGAATTTCCTACATTTGAAGACAAAAAGATTGAAAAAAATAAAAAAGAGTTGAGAAAGCCAAAATCTCTAAATATAGATAAAAATTTTTTTGGAAAAGAATCGGCAGGTGCTGACACATTTGATGATATAGAATTTAAAAGACACAAAGTATCCTACGATGAAGAAAAATCGCTTGTTGAAACTAATGAAAATGATAAATCAGCGGAAATTTACCGAAATGCTCTTGATGTTTTGAAGGGGTCTTTAAATCTTTTTCTGGAAAAGAATAAGATTGATATAGATGGCATAAAAGATGTAGCAGAAAAATTCATTAGGGATATACAAGACCCCAATTCTTCCTTGATTGCCAAAGCCCTTTTTTATCAATCTGCGTCCTTTAATTTGATACAGCATCAAGTCGATGTAGCTATTTTAAGTTTAAAAGTTGCAATGGCTTTGGGAATTACTGGAGAAAGATTGAGGCAACTTCTGATTGGCGCAATGATTCATGATATAGGTTTTGCGAAGATTCCTTCAGAAATTATTGATAAGAGGGAAGAACTTACTGAAAATGAGAGGGAAGAGATTAGAAAACATCCGATTTACAGCAGACAGTTTGTTCTCGATGCATTGGGTTCTGAATATGAATGGCTGGCAACAATAGTTAACCGAGAGCATGAGCGCCTTGATGGAAGCGGATATCCAAAGGGATTAAGCGGCGAAAGTATAGGATTGTTGCCAGAAATTGTAGGTATTACAGATATTTATGAAGCCCTTACACACACTCGCCCACAGCGTGGAAGGATGACGCCTTTCGATGCTGTTAAAATGATCATAAACAGTTATAAGAAGTCTTTTTCAAAAGATGTGATTAAAGCTCTTGTCAGCGAATGGTCAGCCTTTCCCGTAGGAAGCTATGTCCTTTTAAGCTCAAATAAAGTTGGACGGGTAATTGAGGTCAATCCATTGAGTCCCTTAAAACCAAAAGTGGAAATACTTTATGATGCGCAGGGGAATAAATTAGAAGAAACTGAAATCGTGGATTTGAACAAAGATACGCTCGTTTATATCGTTGCGCCTGTCTTTTATGAAGACCTTATAAGTTAA